GGGAGAACGAGACGGTGGTACTTGCCTTCGGGAGGAACCTGATGGAGATAAGGATAAACGCCTCGGTCATAGGCTCAGGAATAGCGGCTTTGGCTGGAGTCCTCTACGGCTTCCACGCCCTCAACCTGATAAGCAGTTCCTTCTCAAGGGTTGAGTGGACGTTCTACCCATTTATCATGCTTTTACTCGGTGGAAGGGGCAACAACAGGGGCGTAATCCTTGGAACGACGCTCTTCGTTGCCCTCAAGGTGCTCATAGAAACCTACAAGTTCCAGATATCGGCACTGCTTCACCTGCCCTTTGAACCGGTGTGGCTTGAGTACGTGCTCTTTGGTATAATAGCCCTGCTGATACTCTACTACAGGCCGGAGGGCCTGATAAGAGAGGGAATGATAAGAACGGAACCGCTGAAAAAGAGGGGATGAGTTTTTATCCCCTTTATATTTATTCAGGCAAAAGTTTAGAAAAGAAAGAAGATCACTTCTTCACCCATCCACGGTGCTTCATGGCCTCGTAGACCCTGCTGACAGCGACGACGTAGGCTGCATCCCTCATGTGGATGCCTTTCTCCTTGTGAGTGTTGAAGACGTCCCAGAAGGCCCTAGTCATCTTGTCATCGAGCCTCTTCCTAGTCTCTTCAACCGTCCAGTAGAAGCCGTTGATGTTTTGAACCCACTCGAAGTAGCTGACGGTAACGCCACCGGCGTTACAGAGGAAGTCCGGAATCTGGAGGATGCCCTTCTCGTAGAGTATCTCGTCGGCCTCTGGAGTAACAGGTCCGTTGGCAACCTCGGCAACAATCTTGGCCTTGACGTTGTCGGCGTTCTTCTCGGTGATGACCTCCTCTATTGCTGCAGGAGCGAGGATGTCAACGTCGAGCTCAAGAAGTTCTTCGTTGGTTATGTTCTGGGTTCCGGGCATATCCTTGACCGAGCCGTGCTCCCTCTTCCACTTGAGGACTTCCTCAGCGGGTGGAAGTCCGTCAGGGTTGTAGATACCGCCCTTGCTGTCGCTTACCGCGACTACCTTCATGCCGAACTCCTCGCTGAGGATCTTGTGGAGGAAGTGGCCGGCGTTACCATAGCCCTGTATGGCTATGGTCTTGCCCTTGAGGCCGTCCCAGCCGAGGGCCTTAGCAGCTTCGCGTATGGCAAAAGCGGCACCGCGAGCGGTTGCGTCCATTCTGGCGACGATACCGCCAACTCCGGGTGGCTTGCCGGTTATGACACCGAAGGCCGGGCCCTTGCGCCTCATTATGGTCTCGTACTCGTCCATCATCCAGGCCATTATCTTTGGGTTGGTGTAAACGTCTGGAGCCGGGATGTCGGTCCAGGGGCCAATAACGTCGTAGATGGCCCTTATGTAGCTCCTCGCGAGCCTCTCCTGCTCTCTCTCGGAGAGCTTCTTCGGGTCAACGATTATGCCTCCCTTACCGCCACCGTAGGGGAGGTCCATAACAGCGACCTTCCAAGTCATCCAAGTTGCCAGAGCTTTAACGGTGCTGAGGGTCTCCTCCGGGTGCCACCTTATACCACCCTTGGTCGGCCCGCGGGCCCAGTTGTGCTGAACCCTGAAACCGGTGAAAACCTTAACAGAACCGTCGTCCATCTCGACGGGAACGCTAACCTCAACAATCCTCATGGGCCTCTTGAGCCATTCGAGAGCCTCTTCGCTTATGTCCATGAACTGGGCGGCCCTCTCAAGCTGCTGGATGGCCATCTCAAAGGGGTCCATCTCAACCATATGTATCACCTCAAGTTTCGGTAATCTGCGATATCCGTTACGACCTTTGCATATATAAACCTTTCGGGAAAGGAGAAAGGAGAACGCTTAGTTTCCAACAAAAAGTTTTTACCACAAATTTTCGAAGGAATAAAAAGTTCTCCTGAAATTTTAGGCCAAAAGGAGCAATGTACATTCAAAATTTTCTGGACATCAGTGGACTTAAAAATCCGTCAATGAACATTTAATTGGGCCCTCAGCGAGAAGTCGGTCATCATCTATCAGCTCACTCACGTTCCAGTCATCGGGCCCTTGGACTCTATAAAAGCCTTTTAAAAAGACTTTCGCCTGTTCCCTCCATTGGCATTTTTTGAAACGGGTTGGCGTTCATTTGTCAAAATGAAGGAAAGAGAAGGGTTTTACATCGTCAGATTGAAAAAATGACAAGAAAGGCCCTTCACCCAATCGGTGCTGGGGTAAATCGTCTTTCGTCGAAAATACCGACCAAAAAGCTTTTTATAGGATGCATGCCTCAATACATAGTGCCCATATCTTGGGCAACAATGAGATGTTAAGAACCCAAGAAGCTCGGAGGTGATCCGAAATGGAAGCCCAGAGGGATCAATGGGCGACCAAGATCGGTTTGATTCTTGCCATGGCCGGTAACGCCGTCGGCCTTGGTAACTTCGTCAGGTTTCCAACACAGGTCGCCCAGAACGGCGGCGGCGCCTTCATGGTGCCGTACTTCATAGCGCTGTTCTTCCTAGGTATTCCAGTGATGTGGATTGAGTGGGTCGCCGGTCGCTACGGTGGAAGGTATGGCCACGGTACTCTCGGTCCAACATACTACCTCATGGCCAGGGAGAGCCTCAAGCCGAGGAGCGCCCTCTGGTGGGGTGTCATCAGCGGTATGCTGGCCTTCAGCTTAACCGTTCTGCTCAACAGCTACTACCTGCACCTCATCGGCTGGTCGGCAGCTTACTCGTGGTTCAGCATAACAGGGGCATACTTCGGAACCAACACCGGCCAGTTCTTCAGCAACTACCTCAGCAACCATGGTGAGGTGTTCCTGTTCTGGGGCATAACCGTTGTCCTGCTGGCGATAGCGGTCGGCCAAGGTGTCAGCAAGGGTATCGAGAGATGGGTCAAGGTAATGATGCCATTGCTCTACATCTTCGCAATCATAATGGTCGGCTACATCTTCGTCCTGGGCTCACCAATAGACCCCAACTGGAGCACCATCGACGGATTCAAGTTCATCTGGAGCCCGAACTGGAGCTACCTCAGTGCGCACCTCTGGGACGTCATGCTCGCTGCGACTGGGCAGATATTCTTCACCCTCTCGCTCGGTATGGGTATCATCCAGAATTACGCAAGCTATCTCGGCCCAAAGGATGACGTTGCCCTCAGCGGTCTCGCAACGGTTTCGCTCAACGAGTTCGCCGAAGTGGTTCTCGGTGGTTCAATAGCCATACCGCTCGCTACCGCCTACGCCCCCAAGATAGTCCCGTCCGATGTCCTCGCCAAGGGCAAGAACGAGGCCCTCGCATGGATCGGCCACAAGTTCGGTCTCGGATTCTCATACACCAGCCTGCCAAACGTCTTCGTAAGCATGGGCGACGCTGGTAAGTTCTTCGGTGCACTATGGTTCCTCCTGCTTTGGTTCGCGGGCTTCACATCGGCCATAGCAATGTACAACTATCTTGTGGCCCTGCTTGAGGAGGACCTCAACATCAAGAGGAGCATAGGCACATGGGTAGTCTTCCTCATATACTTCATAATGGGACTGCCGGTCGTTTACATCAGCGGTTACATGGACCAGGTTGACGCGTGGGTCAGCTTCCAGCTGACACTGCTGGCGCTGTTTGACATCATCGTTGCAGTGTACCTCTTCAAGCCCGACAACTTCTGGAAGGAGCTCCACGAGGGTGCATGGATGGAAGTTCCCGGCTGGTACAAGCCAATAATCCTCTACATAGCACCAATACTCCTCCTGCTACCGCTGGTCGGAACCTTCAAGGGCTTCATAAGCGGAAGGATCGGTATCGCACCGTGGACGGCAATAATCGTCATGTGGATTATTGGATTCATTGAGAGCTACTACTCCATCAAGAGGAAGTACGGCGAGGAGCTGGAGAAGAACGAAGTAATCATAAGGGTCTGAGGTGATGGCAATGGGAAGCTGGGTCATCTACATGCTCTCCGCTTGGCTCGTTATTTTCGCCCTTATGGGCTGGAGCATTGGAAGGCTCCTCAAGGCCGAGAAGGCACAAGGGTCTTAAACCCTCTTCTTTTTACCTTTCCGGAGGGGATAAAGTGAAGAGCAGGGAGATTCTTCTTGACACAGCGGACGTTCTTGAGTCCACGCTCGAAAGAATAGACCGATTGAAGGCCCTCAGCGAGAGGGAGAGGGAAAGGGTAAGGAAAAAGATTGAGACCGCCTCAAGGAATTTCAGGGAGCTGGCGGAGAGGATAAGCAAAGAGAACGACGAACTGGCGGAGTTCTTCTACAAGAAGGCTAAGGAGTTCAAGACGATGAGCACTGACAAGGCGATTGAAAGGGAAGGGAAGAAGAAGTACCTAAAGCTCGCAGATAGATTGCTCCTCTACTCCCGCTCGGCCGAGTACGATTTCATTCCAGAGAAGATGAAGGAACTGAAGAGGGTTTACCGGAAGTACCTCTTCGGAATGACGGCTTTCTTCGTGCTCACGGGCTTTTACCTGAACCAGTTCCTCGCGATAACCGCGCTGATACTCGCGATACCGATAATACTCTCGATGCTCTCCCTCCAGAGAAGGGGCTACACCGGCCTTCTGCTGGCGTATTCGGCGATACCGATACCGGTGATAGTCGGCGCCATGGCCCTGAGCTATTCCCTGAGGGCCCTCCAGAGCCCGGAAACGATAAGAGAAATAGCGGAACATCTGGGCAAGAGCACTTCCTTTGCACAGGGATACCTCGTCTTCCTGCTACTGCTCTCGGCGGTTGAGCTCTACCTGATCATAGACGCAGCGATAGGCCTTTACAGGCACAGACACGCTTTCCTTTAGTAGAGGGCCTCATTGCCCTTCTCCCCGGTTCTTATCCTTATCGCGTCCTCGACGGGGATCACGAATATCTTTCCATCCCCGGGGGTTCCGGTTCTTGCAACGTCCGCTATCGTCTTGACGACCTTTTCAAGGTCCTCGTCCTTAACGACGACCTCAATCTTGATCTTGGGGAGAAGGTCATAGGGAGGAACCCCACCCTGCACTCCCCTTCCCTGCACAGGATAGGCCGTTAGAGGAACTATTCCCATCTGCTTGAGGGCGCTCTTCACCCTGTCAAAATCTTTGGGCCTTATAATGGCCTCGACCTTCTTCATGGGGCACCACGTAAAATATATGAAGGAAGTTAAGAAAAGGGTTTCGAAAATCAAAGCACCTGCTCGACGAACTTCCTGAGGCGCTTTATCGAAATCCGGGTCTTCTTCGCCAGCTCCTCAAGGTCTGCCCCCTTGAGGTCTTCGATGGTCTGAACTCCTGCCTTCTTTAGCTTCTCAAGGGTCTTTGGCCCTATGCCCTTTATCGAGAGCAGGTCGCTTTCCTTGCTTTTCTCCTTCCTGGCGCTCAGCTTCTTCTTGACCTTAGGTGCCCTCTCGGCCCTCTTCTTCTCCCTTTTGGCGACTCTCTCAACGGCTATGGCCGTTGAGTAGGCCCTCTCTTCCGTTACCCTAGGAGTCTTCTCGACCTTCTCCGGGGGCACCTCCGGGGGCTCGACGTACTCCTCAAGCTCCGGCGGGTTCTCGCTGACGTAGTGCTCAACTATCACCGGCCTGAAGGGGTTGTCGCGCTCTTCAAGCCCTTCGAGAAGCTCCTCATCGAACTCCCCTGTCTTAACGTACCTTACCAGCTCGTTGGCCAGCCTGTGGAAGTCCCTGCTGTGAATCAAGATGCGCCTCTTGGCGTACTCCTTGGCCTGCCCGGTGGTTATTAAGAACTGCCAGTCACTTCCCTCAAGGATCATCAGCTCCCTCGCGAGCTGGCCTATGGCACGGTTTACACTGTAGTCCCGCCCGTAGAACTTGCTGGCTATGGCGACCATCCTCTCCTCGGCGCGGTAAACGTGCTCCCACGTCCACTCGGTCTCATCGTTCCACCACGTCGAATGGTCGGCGTTAGCCCCCCACGAACCCTCGGGGAGCTCTATCTCGTGTTTTCTGCCAGAGTACTCCTCAAGGAAGTGGGAGAGACTAACAGTCTCTATCCCCCTAACGGCCATCAGCTCAAGAACCCTGCCGAGCCACTTGACTCCCTCAAACCACCAGTGGCCGAAGAGCTCCGTATCGTAAGGGGCCACTATTATGCCCTTCTCCCCCGTTTTTTCTTCG
The Thermococcus sp. DNA segment above includes these coding regions:
- the gdhA gene encoding glutamate dehydrogenase yields the protein MVEMDPFEMAIQQLERAAQFMDISEEALEWLKRPMRIVEVSVPVEMDDGSVKVFTGFRVQHNWARGPTKGGIRWHPEETLSTVKALATWMTWKVAVMDLPYGGGKGGIIVDPKKLSEREQERLARSYIRAIYDVIGPWTDIPAPDVYTNPKIMAWMMDEYETIMRRKGPAFGVITGKPPGVGGIVARMDATARGAAFAIREAAKALGWDGLKGKTIAIQGYGNAGHFLHKILSEEFGMKVVAVSDSKGGIYNPDGLPPAEEVLKWKREHGSVKDMPGTQNITNEELLELDVDILAPAAIEEVITEKNADNVKAKIVAEVANGPVTPEADEILYEKGILQIPDFLCNAGGVTVSYFEWVQNINGFYWTVEETRKRLDDKMTRAFWDVFNTHKEKGIHMRDAAYVVAVSRVYEAMKHRGWVKK
- a CDS encoding sodium-dependent transporter, which codes for MEAQRDQWATKIGLILAMAGNAVGLGNFVRFPTQVAQNGGGAFMVPYFIALFFLGIPVMWIEWVAGRYGGRYGHGTLGPTYYLMARESLKPRSALWWGVISGMLAFSLTVLLNSYYLHLIGWSAAYSWFSITGAYFGTNTGQFFSNYLSNHGEVFLFWGITVVLLAIAVGQGVSKGIERWVKVMMPLLYIFAIIMVGYIFVLGSPIDPNWSTIDGFKFIWSPNWSYLSAHLWDVMLAATGQIFFTLSLGMGIIQNYASYLGPKDDVALSGLATVSLNEFAEVVLGGSIAIPLATAYAPKIVPSDVLAKGKNEALAWIGHKFGLGFSYTSLPNVFVSMGDAGKFFGALWFLLLWFAGFTSAIAMYNYLVALLEEDLNIKRSIGTWVVFLIYFIMGLPVVYISGYMDQVDAWVSFQLTLLALFDIIVAVYLFKPDNFWKELHEGAWMEVPGWYKPIILYIAPILLLLPLVGTFKGFISGRIGIAPWTAIIVMWIIGFIESYYSIKRKYGEELEKNEVIIRV
- a CDS encoding alpha-glucosidase, coding for MKSREILLDTADVLESTLERIDRLKALSERERERVRKKIETASRNFRELAERISKENDELAEFFYKKAKEFKTMSTDKAIEREGKKKYLKLADRLLLYSRSAEYDFIPEKMKELKRVYRKYLFGMTAFFVLTGFYLNQFLAITALILAIPIILSMLSLQRRGYTGLLLAYSAIPIPVIVGAMALSYSLRALQSPETIREIAEHLGKSTSFAQGYLVFLLLLSAVELYLIIDAAIGLYRHRHAFL
- a CDS encoding P-II family nitrogen regulator, whose amino-acid sequence is MKKVEAIIRPKDFDRVKSALKQMGIVPLTAYPVQGRGVQGGVPPYDLLPKIKIEVVVKDEDLEKVVKTIADVARTGTPGDGKIFVIPVEDAIRIRTGEKGNEALY